ATCTATTGATTCTTGACTAAGTGCTAAATATTTTTCAGCCCAATCAATAGACTCTTTGAGATAATCTCCTCTGAGACTTTGCAGCGCCGGGATAATTTTGCTGATATGCTCTAAATTATCTGGTTCTAAATCAAGGGCGAGTTTAGCAAAATAAATGGAAATATGATACTGAGAACATCGATAATAGGCTTCTGCTTTTCCTGTAATTAATTTAATAATAGTTTGAGAAGTTGATAAATAAGGAATAAATACTTTTACCAGTTGCTCGACAATAGGTGGAGGACTAACTGGATTAAGATGAACTAACTTTTCAATCACTAGAATTAATAAATTTTCCTCAAAAACAGGGGGTTCTGTGAGTTGAGATATAATTTCAATTAATTGATAAATATTTGGTTCTAGATCCTCAATGTTTAAGTCAATATCTAGCTCGATTATTTTTAAAAGATTATTAATATCATCAGGGATAAATTCTCTGAGGTGTTGACGAATTACCCAGCCTAGTTGATAGTGAGAATTTGACTCTTGTTCTTGAGCCGCATTTAATAAAATTTCTGTTAATTGTTGCAACCATTGTTCTGACTCTGGTTCTCCTAGTTCCAGAAATGGAGTCATCCATGTAATTTGGGCTTCTTCTTCTCTGTTCTCTAATAAGAAGGCTAATCCTAAATACCAATAATTAGTAAGTTCTTGGGGATTTTTAGTAATATTTTGTTCATATTCTTCAATAGTTAATAAGGTTTGAGTTGCAGAAATTTGATTATCTAACTGGGTAGTCATGATTAAAAACCTGGAACTTGTTGACAATTTATTACCAAGGAAGTGTGAACCTGAATTGAAAGAAGCTGAAAATAAACAGCAATGTAGGGATTAACTCTTGTTAACCCCTACTTTATCTAAAAAATTATATATAAAATGCCAAATGCTTTTCAATTCATCCAGCATTTTTAATAACAAAGAATGAGATGTTACTTCATTGGTTCGGATTCACCAGTACACGCAGCAGGGGTTGTACCACCCACTAGGTCTACAGTAGGAGGAGCATCACCAACGGCTTTTGTCTGACAAGCAGCAGCAGAAGTTTGTCCAGAGGTGAGAATTACAACACCACCAGAAAAGCTCTTGAGAGACTGTGTATCCTTAGTTTGTGCAGTGAATAGAGCTTTTTCGCTATTGGTTGCTACTGGTGCATCGATCGCATACTTATAGTTAACAGTCTCTGAAGGAGTACCAATCTCTAGAGTCACCAGATCAGAAGCAAAGGTGGGATATTCAATTCGGTAAGCTTGTTGCGCTCTGTTGACTGCACCAACGTAGCTCTTAGCTTCAGATTGTTTAGCTTTTGCAGCTTGGTTCAAGAAAGAAGGTAGAGCGATAGCGGAAAGAATACCAATGATGATGATTACAACCAACAATTCAATCAGAGTAAAACCTGATTCGTCTTTCTTTTTGTTGAGGATGTGTTGGAGGAACTTGGCTTTTAATTCAGTTTTCATAGTAGGTAGTTTCCCGGTGATGTAAAGTGTTTTCCCTTTCTAGATATAACTTACCCACACTTGAACAATTTCATATCACCCCCAGCAAAAATTTTTTTTTAGGTTCCAGTTTCCAGCAGTGAAATGCTCAATAATTTCCGCCAAAACCAATGAATGTCGGTTGGGTTCTTCGCGTCAGCGTTGCGGAGCAAGGAAGGAAACCCAACTTGACGAGTCGTGATGCGTAAAGCCGCCGTTATGGGGGGTAGTGCGTCAAGCAATATTTAGATCCTGGAATTACCCCCCTTAATTCTCCCTTTCTCAGGGGGTTAACAGCTAGTTAGTGTTTTACTAACAAAAGATAACAGATGCTGATTCACTGAAAAACCTGCCTGTCTCTAGAAAATTTTCAGACTTTCAGCCCCTAAGCAGTGCTATTATTGATACATATTTTAGGTGATAACCAAGCCTAAATACACCAATAGTAGGGTGAGATACACCCAATCTTAAAGCC
The window above is part of the Nodularia spumigena CCY9414 genome. Proteins encoded here:
- a CDS encoding type IV pilin-like G/H family protein, with the protein product MKTELKAKFLQHILNKKKDESGFTLIELLVVIIIIGILSAIALPSFLNQAAKAKQSEAKSYVGAVNRAQQAYRIEYPTFASDLVTLEIGTPSETVNYKYAIDAPVATNSEKALFTAQTKDTQSLKSFSGGVVILTSGQTSAAACQTKAVGDAPPTVDLVGGTTPAACTGESEPMK